DNA from Acidobacteriota bacterium:
ATGGCCCAGCCGATCGGTCCTGGTGGTGAGCTCCGCCACGGGACTCTCGGTGAGGCGAGCTACACGCTTCGGGCCGGGACGTACGGCCGGTTGCTCAGCATCACGCGCGAGCAGCTGGTCAATGACGACCTCGGCGCACTCACCGAGGTCCCGATGAAGCTCGGTCGTGGTTGTGCCACGCGGTTCAACCTGAACTTCTGGACGGCGCTGCTTGCCAACACGGGCAACTTCTTCCATGCGAACAACTCGAACTACGTGACTGGCGCGACGACCGTGCTGTCCGTGTCTGCGATGGATGCGGTCGTGGCCGCGTTCTACAAGCTCGTTGACGAGGCGGGCAATCCGCTCGGTCACACGCCGCGGATCCTCCTGCATCCGCCGGAGCTGGATGGCGTTGCGCAGAACATCTCCCAGTCCGCGGAATACCGCGACACGACGGCCAGCAAGAACTTCGGCACGAAGAACGTGTATGCCGGCCGATTCGAGCCGGTGATGTCGCCGTATCTGAGCAACGCCAACATCTCCGGCTACTCGACGACGGCCTGGTACCTCCTGGCTGATCCGATGGACGTGCCGTGCATGAACGTGTGCTTCCTCCGCGGCCGTGAGGAGCCGATCGTCGAGACGGCGGACGCCGACTTCTCCACGCTCGGCATCAACATGCGTGCCTACCACGACTTCGGCGCGTCCCTCGCCGAGCCGCGCTGCGGCATCAAGAGCAAGGGCGCTGCGTAGACGTTGGCTCCTTCGGTGGCGGCGCAGCGTACGGGGAGTGCGCTGCGCCGCTTGCTGGTTGCCTGATCACGAATCCTGCGGTTCTTGCGGCTACCGCCGCTGAGGAGAAACAGTCATGGCGTTCGAATGCGAAATCATCCACTCTTGGCACTCGATCGATTACACGCCGGCCGGCGCCGTCGCGGCCGGTGAGGTCATCGTGGTCGACAAGATGGTCGGCGTTGCCCGCCAGGCCATTGCGGCCGGAGAACTCGGATCGTTGTGTGTCGCCGGCGTCGGCAAGTTCGCCAAGGCGACCGGCGGCGGCACGGCGTTCACGGCCGGCGAGCTCATCTACTGGGACGAGAGCGCCGGTGTCTGCGATGACACCACGGACACCGGCACGAATCCGCTGATCGGATGGGCCATCAAGGCCGCGGCCGATGGCGACGCGACGGCTGAGGTCATGTGGTTCGGCGGTGCGCACTTCGCGACGGCCTGATTCATCGCCTCCTCGCCCGGGGAGCCAGGGGCGGGCCGTCCGCGCGGTCCGCCCCTCATCCGGAGTTTCGCTGTGGCGAACCTGCTGCAGAAGGGAGTCGAGTGGCTCGACGTACGGCGCAAGGCTCACCTGGCGTCGAGCGTCGTGTACACGAGGCCGTCGATCCTCGGATTCGTCGGCCTCCAGGCGACCCTTGGCGAGACGGTGTTCGATCAGGTGGACGAGCACGGCGTCGTGCATCGTTTCGAGTCACGGGACTTTCTGATCACGGCCGCGGACCTGGTGCTCGGTGGATCGGTGACGTTGCCTGTGGCAGGCGACCGAATCACGGTGACGATCAACGGGATGTCGCGAGTGCATGAGGTCATGGCGCCAGGGGATGAGCAGCCGTACCGATTCTGCGATCCGCATCGCGTGACGATGCGGATCCACACGAAGTTCATCAGCGAGGCGTGAGACCAGTGGCAAACCGCGAATCGAGCTCGGGCACCTGGG
Protein-coding regions in this window:
- a CDS encoding DUF2190 family protein translates to MAFECEIIHSWHSIDYTPAGAVAAGEVIVVDKMVGVARQAIAAGELGSLCVAGVGKFAKATGGGTAFTAGELIYWDESAGVCDDTTDTGTNPLIGWAIKAAADGDATAEVMWFGGAHFATA